One genomic segment of Arachis duranensis cultivar V14167 chromosome 4, aradu.V14167.gnm2.J7QH, whole genome shotgun sequence includes these proteins:
- the LOC107485001 gene encoding uncharacterized protein LOC107485001, translated as MEKLQIGPTKEEYTFINRNLPYDFKEDLSQLLKQNRDLFAFTPADMPGINPDLMSHRLAVDPKAKPVAQRRRKMSPDRAAEIKRQVKALLEANFIRELPYTTWLANVVLVKKSNGKWRMCVDYTDLNKACPKDAFPLPNIDGLVDTASGHRYLSFMDAYSGYNQILMHRPDEEKIVFITPDGTYCYTVMPFSLKNAGATYQRLVNKIFQNLSGSKLEVYIDDMLAKIESGEQLINDLKVIMNTLRKHQMRLNPAKCAFGMEAGKFLGSFQHFKRVLTEPPILAKHQTGETLYLYLSITEEALAAALIRENEKKEQKPVYFISKVLQDVETRYSCLEKLAFALLTAARRLRQYFQAHPMTVRTDQVVKQVLQKPDLVGRMLAWSIEVSQFQIKLEPQNAIKAQAMADFIAEMTLGKLTSESWKLHVDGSSNVTYGGAGVILESQNGITIEQSVRYEFPVSNNQAEYEALLAGLALAREVRAKILEVNTDSHVVSSQINGDYQTRDPLLQQYLAKVNKLKEGFEHVTIQHVPRERNARADLLSKLASTKPGHGNKLLIQEVVKSPFVSTTTNAHLTLSNQGS; from the exons ATGGAAAAACTACAAATAGGGCCAACCAAAGAGGAATACACCTTCATTAACAGGAACCTCCCGTACGATTTTAAAGAAGATCTTTCCCAACTCCTGAAACAAAATAGAGACTTGTTCGCATTTACACCAGCCGACATGCCGGGAATAAACCCCGACCTAATGTCCCACCGGCTAGCCGTGGACCCCAAAGCTAAACCAGTAGCACAAAGGAGACGGAAAATGTCACCAGACCGAGCCGCCGAGATCAAAAGGCAAGTTAAAGCCCTACTCGAAGCCAACTTCATCAGGGAACTCCCCTACACAACCTGGCTAGCCAACGTCGTGCTAGTGAAAAAATCTAACGGGAAATGGcgaatgtgcgtcgactacacggatctcaacaaagcctgcccaaaggACGCCTTTCCCCTACCAAACATTGACGGATTAGTAGATACCGCATCCGGCCATCGATACCTcagcttcatggacgcatactccgGCTACAACCAGATTCTGATGCACCGACCAGACGAAGAAAAAATAGTGTTCATCACCCCAGATGGGACATACTGCTACACAGTGATGCCCTTCAGCCTAAAAAATGCCGGAGCCACCTATCAAAGACTTGTCAACAAGATATTTCAAAACCTATCCGGAAGCAAACTAGAAGTCTACATAGACGACATGCTCGCCAAGATTGAATCCGGCGAACAACTCATCAACGACCTCAAGGTCATAATGAACACCCTACGAAAGCACCAaatgcgactcaacccggcAAAATGCGCCTTCGGGATGGAGGCAGGGAAGTTCCTCGGCT CATTCCAACATTTCAAGAGAGTCCTAACGGAACCACCAATCCTCGCCAAACACCAGACAGGGGAGACACTCTACCTATACCTTTCCATAACGGAAGAAGCGCTCGCAGCAGCGCTCATCCGTGAAAACGAGAAGAAAGAACAAAAGCCCGTATACTTCATAAGCAAAGTCTTACAAGATGTGGAAACTCGCTACTCATGCTTAGAAAAGCTAGCTTTTGCACTCCTCACAGCCGCCCGACGCCTGCGACAATACTTCCAGGCCCACCCTATGACGGTCCGAACTGACCAAGTGGTCAAGCAGGTACTACAAAAACCCGACCTAGTGGGAAGAATGCTAGCGTGGTCCATCGAGGTATCCCAATTCCAGATTAAGCTCGAACCCCAAAACGCAATCAAAGCACAAGCCATGGCCGATTTCATCGCCGAGATGACCCTGGGAAAGCTCACCTCCGAATCATGGAAACTACACGTCGACGGCTCGTCAAACGTCACCTATGGAGGCGCCGGAGTCATCCTCGAAAGTCAAAACGGGATCACAATCGAACAGTCAGTACGATACGAATTTCCAGTATCgaacaaccaagcagaatatgaGGCCCTCTTGGCAGGCCTAGCCCTAGCCCGGGAAGTCAGAGCAAAGATCCTGGAGGTGAATACCGATTCACATGTAGTCAGTTCCCAAATTAACGGAGACTACCAGACACGAGATCCCCTACTCCAACAATACCTTGCCAAGGTAAACAAACTGAAAGAAGGATTCGAACATGTTACCATACAACACGTTCCTAGGGAACGAAATGCCAGGGCAGACCTACTTTccaaactagccagcaccaaaccaggacaCGGTAACAAATTGCTAATTCAGGAAGTCGTTAAGTCGCCCTTTGTATCTACAACGACCAACGCTCACCTAACACTCTCGAACCAGGGATCTTAG